The genome window TCGTCGCGGGGCGCCGCCCGCCGGTCCGTGATCGCGGCGGCGAGGTAGCGCTCGAAGTCCACCGAGGCGTGGGCCGCCGCCCGCTGCCGTTCCGGCCCGACCCCGAACGAGGTGAGCGCGGCGAGCTCCTGGGTCCAGGCCCGGAGGCGGGGCGCGTCGTCGGCCGGCAGCCCGATGAGCTCGCAGATCACCAGCAGCGGCAGCGGCGCCGCCAGCCCGGTCACCAGATCGCCCTTCTGGCCGGGCTCCAGCCGGTCGAGCAGCTCGGTCACGATCTCGGTCACCCGCGGTTCCAGCGCCTCGATCCGGCGCGGGCCGAACGTCTGCGCGACCAGGTCGCGGGTCCGGCGGTGCGCCGGCGGGTCCTCGTTGAGCAGCGCCGGCACCTCGCGGTGGCCGGTGGCGAGGATGTCCAGCACCCCGGGCCCGGGCCGGTGCGGGGTCCGGATCTCGAAGGCCGAGGAGAACCGGTCCGGGTCCAGCAGGACCCGGCGGACGTCGGCGTACCGGCTGACGATCCAGACGCCGTAGGCCTCCGCGAACCAGACCGGGGCCTCCTCGCGAGCCTGCGCGTACAGCCCGTACGGGTCTTCCGTGCTGGCGGCGGAGAAGCGGTCGAAGATGAAGTTGGTGGCCACGACAACCCCCTACCGGGGCG of Mycobacteriales bacterium contains these proteins:
- a CDS encoding cytochrome P450, giving the protein MATNFIFDRFSAASTEDPYGLYAQAREEAPVWFAEAYGVWIVSRYADVRRVLLDPDRFSSAFEIRTPHRPGPGVLDILATGHREVPALLNEDPPAHRRTRDLVAQTFGPRRIEALEPRVTEIVTELLDRLEPGQKGDLVTGLAAPLPLLVICELIGLPADDAPRLRAWTQELAALTSFGVGPERQRAAAHASVDFERYLAAAITDRRAAPRDDLLSDLIAVRADGLAPLTDPELISLLISLVFAGHETTANLIGTALVLLLRRPELWEEIGADPDLVTAVVEETLRMDAPVQGMFRRAVTDVELGGTTIPAGAQVFVLFAAANRDPAEFAEPDEFRPGRDRVERHLAFGRGIHFCLGAVLARTEARAAILLLRERLPGLRLEEGFRVPYVPHLLHRGPSTLPAVWD